A window of Geothrix edaphica genomic DNA:
GGCGGCCGGCGAGCATCCCCTGGCCCGCGTCCGCCGGGCCCTGCTGACCCTGGCCCCCGGCGAGGCCATGCAGCTCCTGAGCCCCTTCCGCCCCGAGCCCCTGCTGGACCAGTTCCGCCAGGAGGGCACCCCTTGCTGGTGCGAGGCCGAGGGTGCGAGCCGCTTCCGAACCTGGATCCTCAAGACCTGAGATCACTCCAGGAATTCGGAGGCCTCCCAGTGCGTGGCGCGCTCCATGTGGCGCAGCCGCACGAGCCGGAGCATCTGCTCATTCCTCAGGCGGACGCCGTCCTCCGGCAGGGCGTCCATGGTCCCGCGCCGTCGATCCGGACCGGCATAGGCAAGGTCGCGGACCCGGCGTTCACTGCCATTCCAGGCCATGGTTCACCTCCGTCCAGGGAAGGGTAGGCCCGGCAGAGGATCCCGCCACTCGGCCATTCGGACGAGGCCGTCTCATCCTACTGATCCGGGTATGGCGCACAGGTGCCAGCGGCTGGGTGGCGTCTGCAAAATCCCGCGAGGCACGACACCGCTGACCGATTCCCGGCGAGCTTTGGCCCGGAATGCGCCTGGGTTGCGCTAGGCTGATTCCCCATCCTGACGGAGCGCCCGTGCGGTCGGCCATCTATCCAGGCTCTTTCGATCCCGTGACCCTCGGCCACTGGGACCTCATCCAGCGGGCTGCCAAGCTCGTGGACCGGCTCGTGGTCGCGGTCCTCCACAACCCCGCCAAGTCCCCCGCCTTCAGCGTGGAGGAGCGGGTCGCCATGCTCAAGGAACTGACGGCCTCCCTGCCCCAGGTGGAGGTGACCACCTTCCACGGCCTGCTGGTGGATTTCGCCAAGGCCCAGAACGCCCAGTTCATCATCCGCGGCGTCCGCGCCTTCAGTGATTTCGAGTACGAGTTCCAGATGGCCCTCATGAACCGCAAGCTGGCGCCGGAACTGGAGACCGTCTTCCTCATGCCCAAGGAGAAGTACAGCGCCGTGAGCAGCCGGTTCGTCCGCGAGATCGGCAGCATGGGCGGCAACCTGACGGACCTGGTGCCGGAGGTGCTGCGGGGACGGATCGCGGAACGACTGATGAAGCCGTAGGGAACGCCTCCGGGCCATGGGCGGCACCGGAGGCCTTCCCGTCTGGCTCCTTCACTTGAAGGTCATGTGGACCACCCGCACATCGGCGATCTTGCCGGCGGAGTGGCACAGGAAACACTGCTCCTGCCGGATGAACTTCCCGCCGGCCGTGACGCTGGCCCGGCTGCCGTAGAAGGTGCCGCCGTTGGTCTGCATGTGGGAAATGGCCAGGGGGCCGTCGTGGCAGTTGGAGCAGGCTGCGACATAGGGCGAGTTCACCAGCGTGGTGCCGGCGGCGGCCGTGGTGGCTCCCGTGTTGGCGTTGTAGCTGAAGCCGCTCCCGAAGACATAGCCGGATCCGTAGGCCGCGGCGAAGG
This region includes:
- the coaD gene encoding pantetheine-phosphate adenylyltransferase; this encodes MRSAIYPGSFDPVTLGHWDLIQRAAKLVDRLVVAVLHNPAKSPAFSVEERVAMLKELTASLPQVEVTTFHGLLVDFAKAQNAQFIIRGVRAFSDFEYEFQMALMNRKLAPELETVFLMPKEKYSAVSSRFVREIGSMGGNLTDLVPEVLRGRIAERLMKP